In Stieleria varia, one genomic interval encodes:
- a CDS encoding WD40/YVTN/BNR-like repeat-containing protein — MAQEIKWKPLGLGGFGGMMTPAASRLVTGVDGERRPHLIINCDMGGVYISRDLGQTWQLFHYRQLRGNAAVKPAFAADYGLPGKPLQIYAGAAFGQMKVTHDGGRNWNFLGPERTVTNFELRLHGEIFVHSEDSSLLLVGASDDSEFFGYNLVDQKARCSNIELNKSVNKINRSIDGGATWQFVASWPDPTATAAIFHETLGFPLAFYFDRRAASEGKVIFAATQKKILVSEDRGATWGEFSIEGLPETETHEPLIRSFAGSSSPNGELRLYCTVKSFEHENRTIDGGVYLWHEDGPWKRLEKLENRRPTNSEDGCRLIQFHQVLTSDEMPELVYVVAANTGFDPMDLDEGVHSTLYRSTNAGLTWDRTFFPFPSHDGTTVVPYNVSNNWATVQKTALLQSQLGSPKPFVSEEPANDAAVSPDQTDVVVWVGTRSYVKQPGQPDNWLSTDSSLVKNGVPENAGPESGWICNGLVVTAVWHYHIDPHDSNRHFIAYTDCNYATSTDAGQSWTWGKYELAGEDSFWQNTVYEIAYDPKPNPTAGKHTRMWGAFASVHDIPNGNLILYHQPGLIDDPNLGTVKDSIGRVGFSEDGWTWTYHQLPGDGSTTKSVTSVSYSQSEAAIYATVFEDGIYRAKDELANDFQWERISDHFDAFPNRRFWRVTAHHDGTLFALITACTAKIGDSIDFDSRNQGVGVYRRAPNSADWQQIGQSVSPPFRWPRDMAVDSDDSNRVYLAVSEPLKNVNRLDGNVVPPEESGVYQWSVVDDTWRRLELNGISGEYRHFSVYIHPTQPDWIYILLEGEIGGLIREHSGLWLSRNGGKDCEAFKQFPFMNIHRVWISKDDPDTMYVCTNGASVWKGPADPVNEFPYHAVESDPPA, encoded by the coding sequence ATGGCTCAAGAAATCAAATGGAAGCCCTTGGGATTGGGTGGATTCGGCGGCATGATGACACCGGCAGCGAGCCGACTGGTTACGGGCGTCGATGGAGAGCGAAGACCTCATCTGATTATCAATTGCGATATGGGGGGCGTCTATATCTCGCGTGACTTGGGTCAGACTTGGCAACTGTTTCACTACCGGCAACTGAGAGGAAACGCAGCGGTCAAACCCGCGTTTGCGGCGGACTACGGGTTGCCCGGAAAGCCGCTGCAGATTTACGCCGGGGCGGCGTTCGGGCAGATGAAAGTCACCCACGACGGAGGCAGGAACTGGAATTTCCTCGGACCCGAACGCACCGTCACGAATTTTGAGCTACGACTCCACGGTGAAATCTTTGTCCATTCAGAGGACTCATCACTTCTGCTCGTGGGAGCATCAGACGACTCTGAGTTTTTTGGATACAACCTTGTCGACCAAAAGGCGAGATGCAGCAACATCGAGCTGAACAAGAGCGTTAACAAGATCAATCGCTCCATCGACGGCGGGGCAACTTGGCAGTTCGTTGCGAGTTGGCCAGATCCCACCGCGACGGCGGCCATCTTTCACGAAACGCTCGGCTTTCCATTAGCGTTTTACTTCGACCGCCGCGCTGCCAGTGAGGGCAAGGTCATTTTTGCGGCGACACAGAAAAAGATCCTTGTCTCCGAGGACCGAGGAGCCACCTGGGGCGAGTTTTCGATTGAAGGACTGCCAGAAACCGAAACGCACGAGCCGCTGATTCGCTCCTTTGCCGGCTCATCCAGCCCCAACGGAGAGCTGCGACTGTATTGCACGGTGAAGAGTTTTGAACACGAGAATCGCACAATCGACGGTGGGGTTTACCTGTGGCACGAAGATGGGCCGTGGAAACGGCTTGAGAAATTGGAGAACAGACGACCAACAAACAGCGAAGATGGGTGCCGGCTGATTCAGTTTCATCAAGTTCTTACGTCCGACGAAATGCCCGAACTGGTTTATGTCGTTGCGGCCAACACGGGCTTCGATCCCATGGATTTGGATGAAGGAGTGCATTCCACTCTGTATCGTTCGACGAACGCGGGATTGACTTGGGATCGCACCTTTTTCCCCTTTCCGTCTCATGACGGAACGACGGTGGTGCCCTACAACGTCAGCAACAATTGGGCGACGGTTCAAAAGACGGCACTGCTGCAGTCACAGCTTGGCAGCCCCAAACCGTTTGTGAGTGAAGAGCCAGCCAATGACGCTGCTGTGTCGCCCGACCAGACGGACGTCGTGGTTTGGGTCGGTACACGCAGCTATGTCAAGCAACCTGGCCAGCCAGACAACTGGCTCAGCACCGACTCGTCGCTCGTAAAGAATGGGGTGCCGGAAAACGCCGGCCCGGAGAGCGGATGGATCTGCAATGGATTGGTCGTCACCGCCGTATGGCACTACCACATTGATCCACATGATTCCAATCGTCACTTCATCGCCTACACCGACTGCAACTACGCGACGTCGACGGATGCGGGCCAATCATGGACGTGGGGGAAGTATGAATTGGCGGGAGAGGACAGTTTTTGGCAAAACACCGTTTACGAAATCGCTTACGACCCCAAGCCAAATCCTACGGCTGGAAAGCATACTCGTATGTGGGGCGCTTTCGCGTCGGTGCACGACATACCGAACGGCAATCTGATTCTGTATCATCAGCCCGGTTTGATCGACGACCCGAACTTGGGAACCGTCAAGGATTCGATCGGCCGCGTCGGGTTCAGCGAAGATGGCTGGACCTGGACCTACCATCAGTTGCCGGGCGACGGCAGCACAACCAAGTCCGTCACTTCGGTTTCGTATTCGCAGTCCGAAGCCGCCATTTATGCGACGGTCTTTGAGGACGGGATCTATCGTGCCAAAGATGAACTCGCTAACGATTTTCAGTGGGAACGGATTTCGGATCACTTTGACGCGTTTCCGAATCGACGATTCTGGCGAGTGACAGCACACCATGACGGAACGCTCTTTGCCTTGATCACTGCATGTACGGCAAAGATTGGCGATTCCATCGACTTCGACAGTCGCAATCAAGGCGTGGGAGTCTATCGGCGTGCTCCAAACTCAGCAGACTGGCAGCAGATTGGTCAATCCGTGAGTCCACCATTCCGGTGGCCGCGAGACATGGCCGTTGATTCCGACGACAGCAATCGAGTCTACCTCGCGGTCAGTGAACCACTCAAGAACGTCAATCGATTGGACGGCAATGTGGTTCCGCCCGAGGAGTCGGGTGTCTATCAATGGAGCGTCGTTGACGACACGTGGCGTCGACTGGAGCTCAATGGAATATCGGGCGAGTACCGTCACTTCAGCGTCTACATTCATCCGACGCAACCGGACTGGATTTACATCTTGTTGGAGGGTGAAATCGGTGGTCTCATCCGTGAACACTCAGGCCTTTGGCTTTCCAGAAACGGCGGCAAAGACTGCGAAGCCTTCAAGCAGTTTCCGTTCATGAACATCCATCGCGTGTGGATATCGAAGGACGATCCTGACACGATGTACGTCTGCACCAACGGAGCAAGCGTCTGGAAAGGCCCCGCCGATCCGGTCAACGAATTCCCATATCACGCCGTGGAATCGGATCCTCCCGCTTGA
- a CDS encoding glycoside hydrolase family 5 protein: MSRLRPTVTLLTFLLCTVATIAAEPQGQLAPNVGFEADEDADRWPDGWGKVDDGTWRVEQNNHFVRLTSPEAGKMVMLYQEIPIPDDVKAIEMSWRQRVSGLKLGTQSWFDARIMLEFMNAAREKIASTPDTPTPNAPAARKDSDGWVQKRITFLVPQDATTLKLMPSLFQVKSGVFDLDDISLRPIDPVPLRESVQKATAERQAKYDAAAASRRSKAARQLASDGTLISNGDFEADSKADGWPDGWGRLKEGGSWETEGDNHFLRMQSPAPGAMVMLYRTIDLPEGTSALELTYRQRVTGLKKGTSPWFDARVMLEFSGIDGKKLSGKPSPPYTQKDTSGWVEKKTRFLVPDDALTLVLMPCLFQVESGTFDLDDVTLKPIDPAPLLAAVKQREAEALARVVPMEEPDRAKWPPILKVVGNRLHDPDGREVWLQGVNAGGLETLPQDKQAIKSVVVAIDDWKANCVRVPMNEAFWYGRSPYQKDGGKEYRQTLDQIITLAANRSAYIVIDLHRFRAPKPEHADFWKDFAAAYKDHPAVLFDIFNEPHDVTWEQWRNGGSIATPKAADESAFLSDEEKQKNRSFESVGMQGLVDAVRSTGAKNIIIAGGIFWCNDLRGITQGYALDDKTGNGIMYSWHTYNWHTDWEERMLATAKMHPIFLGEVGADIKKMDFIPADDQEDPYTWVPDMLGFIQKHRLHWTGWCLHPRATPIMISDWSYTPTPYWGRFAKEALSGKRFQLQRTR; encoded by the coding sequence ATGAGTCGACTACGCCCGACGGTCACTTTGTTGACGTTTTTGCTCTGTACGGTTGCCACAATCGCCGCGGAGCCGCAGGGGCAACTTGCGCCCAACGTCGGATTTGAGGCGGATGAGGATGCGGATCGCTGGCCGGATGGATGGGGGAAAGTGGACGACGGCACCTGGCGCGTCGAGCAGAACAATCACTTTGTTCGGCTAACAAGCCCCGAAGCGGGCAAGATGGTCATGCTGTATCAGGAGATTCCAATTCCGGATGATGTCAAGGCGATAGAGATGTCTTGGCGGCAACGTGTGTCGGGACTGAAACTGGGAACACAATCCTGGTTCGATGCTCGCATCATGCTGGAATTCATGAACGCAGCGAGGGAGAAGATTGCTTCGACTCCTGACACTCCGACCCCGAACGCCCCAGCCGCACGAAAGGATAGCGACGGTTGGGTCCAAAAACGGATCACCTTCCTGGTGCCTCAAGACGCAACGACGCTGAAACTCATGCCGTCACTGTTTCAGGTCAAGTCAGGTGTTTTTGATTTGGACGATATCTCATTGCGTCCTATCGATCCCGTCCCGCTTCGTGAGTCGGTGCAGAAGGCGACGGCAGAGCGACAAGCAAAATATGACGCTGCAGCGGCGTCGCGACGCAGCAAGGCTGCCAGGCAACTCGCGTCCGATGGAACACTGATTTCCAATGGTGATTTTGAAGCTGATTCCAAAGCCGACGGCTGGCCAGACGGTTGGGGGCGTCTCAAGGAAGGTGGAAGCTGGGAAACAGAAGGGGACAATCATTTCCTACGCATGCAATCACCGGCCCCTGGCGCGATGGTGATGCTGTACCGAACAATCGACTTACCTGAGGGCACCTCGGCACTGGAGCTGACCTATCGGCAACGAGTCACAGGACTCAAAAAGGGAACATCACCGTGGTTTGACGCGAGAGTGATGCTGGAATTCTCGGGCATCGACGGCAAGAAACTCTCCGGAAAGCCGTCTCCGCCTTACACGCAAAAGGATACCAGTGGTTGGGTCGAGAAAAAGACGCGATTCCTGGTCCCCGACGACGCGCTGACGTTGGTGTTGATGCCCTGCCTGTTTCAAGTCGAATCGGGAACGTTTGACCTGGATGATGTGACACTCAAACCGATCGATCCGGCACCTCTGCTCGCCGCTGTAAAACAACGCGAAGCCGAAGCCTTGGCACGCGTGGTGCCAATGGAAGAACCGGATCGAGCGAAGTGGCCACCCATTCTGAAGGTGGTCGGCAACCGACTGCACGATCCCGACGGTCGCGAAGTGTGGTTACAGGGAGTGAACGCCGGAGGGCTTGAGACTCTGCCGCAGGACAAGCAAGCGATCAAGTCTGTTGTCGTCGCGATCGACGACTGGAAAGCAAACTGTGTCCGTGTTCCGATGAACGAAGCCTTCTGGTATGGACGGAGCCCCTATCAGAAAGATGGTGGCAAAGAGTACCGTCAGACGCTCGATCAGATCATCACGCTTGCGGCCAACCGCAGTGCGTACATCGTGATTGACTTGCATCGCTTTCGTGCCCCGAAACCGGAACATGCTGACTTTTGGAAAGACTTTGCAGCGGCATACAAGGATCATCCTGCCGTTCTGTTCGATATCTTTAACGAACCCCATGACGTCACTTGGGAACAATGGCGAAACGGTGGCTCAATCGCGACTCCCAAAGCAGCAGATGAGTCGGCGTTTCTCAGCGACGAAGAGAAACAGAAGAATCGATCATTTGAGTCTGTTGGAATGCAAGGGTTGGTCGACGCGGTGCGTTCTACTGGTGCGAAAAACATCATCATTGCCGGAGGTATCTTCTGGTGCAACGACTTACGAGGCATCACGCAAGGCTATGCATTGGACGACAAGACAGGCAACGGCATCATGTATTCGTGGCACACCTACAATTGGCACACGGACTGGGAAGAACGGATGTTGGCCACGGCAAAAATGCATCCGATCTTCTTGGGTGAAGTCGGGGCGGACATCAAGAAGATGGACTTCATCCCCGCCGATGATCAAGAAGATCCTTACACCTGGGTGCCGGACATGCTCGGTTTCATCCAAAAGCATCGACTTCATTGGACCGGCTGGTGTCTGCATCCCCGTGCCACACCCATCATGATCTCCGATTGGAGTTACACACCAACTCCCTATTGGGGCCGATTCGCCAAAGAAGCTCTTTCAGGCAAACGTTTTCAGCTACAACGAACACGATAG
- a CDS encoding potassium channel family protein, producing MKRFVVVGLGNFGFTVARSLSENGHDVIAIDLDGEVIDRLATFVTRAAVGDARDVETLRRVGATDADAAIISTGDDISSSILATMALHDANVRDIFVKVVSNDHARVMQRIGVTDIVFPEQDTAKALSARISGSALLNYVKLGSGFSVQEMGVPSSWYGKSIRELQLRQNYDISIVALHDVLTDRMTATPDPDYLLKDSDTLLVAGDDAALKKAASVK from the coding sequence ATGAAACGCTTTGTCGTTGTTGGTCTGGGGAACTTTGGATTCACGGTCGCCAGATCGTTGTCCGAGAACGGGCATGATGTCATTGCCATCGATCTCGATGGTGAGGTGATCGACCGTTTGGCGACGTTTGTCACACGAGCGGCAGTGGGTGATGCCAGAGATGTGGAGACACTTCGTCGCGTCGGTGCGACCGATGCCGACGCAGCGATCATCTCAACAGGTGATGATATTTCGTCAAGCATCTTGGCAACGATGGCTCTGCACGATGCGAACGTTAGAGACATTTTTGTCAAGGTCGTGTCCAATGACCACGCTCGTGTGATGCAGAGGATCGGCGTCACCGACATCGTTTTTCCTGAGCAGGACACGGCCAAAGCGCTCTCCGCACGCATCAGTGGTTCGGCGCTGTTGAACTACGTCAAACTAGGGTCCGGTTTCAGCGTCCAGGAAATGGGAGTTCCGAGCAGTTGGTATGGCAAATCGATTCGTGAACTTCAGTTGCGACAAAACTACGACATTTCCATTGTCGCCTTGCACGATGTCCTGACTGACAGAATGACTGCGACCCCGGACCCAGATTATTTGCTGAAAGACTCCGACACACTCCTCGTCGCTGGCGACGATGCGGCACTCAAGAAAGCAGCAAGCGTGAAATGA
- a CDS encoding TrkH family potassium uptake protein: protein MHQVWICNWPWPHLNNTVQSLGFVAIDPCNSFAKVLSVTRTVRQSRSATRSPPRRFRRRGFLSSRQPRGLAPAETFVLSFLALIMFGAAVLRFVPGLYVDEGLNWTDAIFTSTSAVCVTGLIVVDTATYFTPMGQAFILLLIQLGGLGMLVLTSVIISALGGRPSLSTENLAVGARHMLPQVTARRLIFDVVRFTFFFEAAGAIMLYVIWGPQLGWTDSLWPAIFHSVSAFCNAGFSTNSASLMGFQHSPATIVVVSGLVIAGGLGFISMEELHQRFIRRNKAVRRLSVHTKLVLVVSSLLLFGCWPIFAVFEWTGVLSEMSMVDKLTNSFFLSVTPRTAGFNTIDYGAASDSTNFLTIILMMIGGSPGSTAGGMKTTTFALLGLLAWSRLRSHSTASFADRSIPSETIQRATGLFVIAIGIVVVGVFLLASIGDAYGASEPFIVRFFEVASAFNTVGLSMGVTSELSTPSRWVVIFLMFAGRTGPLSIAAALVIRLTAGGRYRLAYEDVVVG from the coding sequence ATGCATCAAGTTTGGATTTGTAATTGGCCTTGGCCCCACCTGAATAATACGGTTCAATCATTGGGTTTTGTGGCAATCGATCCGTGCAATTCGTTTGCGAAGGTTCTTTCTGTGACCCGAACAGTTCGTCAATCCCGTTCTGCGACCAGGAGCCCACCTCGACGATTTCGTAGGCGGGGCTTTCTGTCCTCTCGTCAGCCACGTGGTTTAGCTCCAGCCGAAACGTTTGTGCTGTCGTTTCTAGCGTTGATCATGTTCGGAGCGGCTGTTTTGCGATTTGTCCCCGGCTTGTACGTGGATGAAGGTCTCAATTGGACCGATGCGATTTTTACGTCCACCAGCGCCGTTTGTGTCACAGGCCTCATTGTTGTCGATACCGCAACGTATTTCACGCCGATGGGGCAAGCGTTCATTCTGCTACTGATCCAACTCGGCGGACTGGGGATGCTTGTTCTGACCAGCGTCATCATATCTGCTTTGGGTGGGCGACCCTCGTTGAGCACTGAGAATCTTGCCGTTGGTGCGAGACATATGCTGCCTCAAGTGACCGCAAGAAGACTCATATTCGATGTTGTCCGATTCACATTCTTCTTTGAGGCGGCTGGAGCGATCATGCTCTACGTCATATGGGGACCGCAACTCGGGTGGACGGATTCACTTTGGCCAGCGATTTTCCATTCCGTGAGCGCCTTCTGCAACGCCGGGTTCTCGACGAACTCGGCTTCGTTGATGGGCTTTCAACATTCCCCTGCGACGATCGTTGTCGTCTCAGGTTTGGTCATCGCTGGCGGCCTGGGATTTATCTCGATGGAAGAACTTCACCAGCGGTTCATTCGCAGGAATAAAGCGGTGCGTCGCTTGTCAGTCCACACCAAGCTTGTTCTGGTGGTCAGTAGCCTGCTGCTGTTTGGTTGTTGGCCGATATTTGCGGTATTTGAATGGACCGGCGTTTTGTCAGAGATGTCGATGGTGGATAAATTGACGAACTCTTTTTTTCTAAGTGTGACGCCACGCACCGCCGGTTTCAACACGATTGATTATGGAGCGGCATCTGACAGCACAAACTTCCTTACCATCATTTTGATGATGATCGGCGGCTCTCCGGGATCGACTGCGGGCGGCATGAAAACGACGACCTTTGCTTTGCTCGGGCTATTGGCATGGTCTCGGCTTCGCTCCCACTCGACGGCAAGTTTTGCTGATCGCTCAATTCCTTCTGAGACCATTCAGCGAGCGACGGGTTTGTTTGTGATCGCGATTGGAATCGTCGTTGTTGGCGTGTTTCTGCTTGCCTCCATCGGTGATGCCTATGGCGCAAGTGAGCCGTTTATTGTTCGATTCTTTGAAGTTGCGAGTGCGTTCAATACGGTCGGGCTTTCCATGGGCGTTACCTCGGAGCTATCCACGCCATCTCGTTGGGTCGTCATTTTTCTTATGTTTGCCGGGCGAACCGGTCCGCTGTCGATTGCGGCAGCTCTTGTCATTCGTCTCACCGCAGGTGGCCGCTATCGCCTTGCCTACGAAGATGTCGTTGTCGGTTAA
- a CDS encoding sulfite exporter TauE/SafE family protein — protein MSATADAPSPNATSPTVVVRMLVSLRRMMPFLIWLAGFYFVWSLIVIMGGHWSTVISHWPIALAMSFGSYVAGSTPMGGGTVGFPVLVLIFEMPGSLGRNFGLAVQSIGMVSASIYILNARRPLHWRLLGASMLGSLIGTPIGVALIAPFIPDLWVKLLFGVVWASFGIMHLVKLKELIAAEGITQHWRRFDLPIGLSIGLAGGIVASITGVGIDMLVYATLVLLYRADLKISIPTSVCLMAFTSVIGIMFNLLLGTIRPDIYRVEPEVFANWLAAAPVVALGAPLGAVVVELISRKPTLLIVSSLCIGQFVWTLIHERVSSLTLMAAFLAVVLCNGIFHVLYSLGHRPEAYDDER, from the coding sequence GTGAGCGCGACGGCAGATGCACCCAGTCCAAATGCGACCAGTCCAACGGTCGTAGTACGAATGCTGGTTTCCTTGCGACGCATGATGCCATTTTTGATTTGGCTGGCAGGTTTCTATTTTGTTTGGTCGCTGATCGTGATCATGGGCGGGCACTGGAGCACCGTCATTTCACACTGGCCGATCGCGTTGGCGATGTCATTCGGTTCTTATGTTGCTGGGTCGACGCCGATGGGAGGCGGGACGGTAGGGTTTCCAGTACTTGTACTGATCTTTGAAATGCCCGGTTCGCTAGGCCGAAATTTCGGGTTGGCGGTGCAGTCGATCGGCATGGTCTCGGCCAGCATCTACATTCTCAACGCCCGTCGACCGTTGCACTGGCGATTGTTGGGGGCTTCGATGCTTGGCTCCTTGATCGGAACACCGATCGGAGTCGCCTTGATCGCCCCGTTCATTCCCGACCTGTGGGTGAAGCTGTTGTTCGGCGTGGTGTGGGCAAGCTTTGGGATCATGCACTTGGTCAAGCTCAAGGAGTTGATTGCTGCCGAAGGGATAACGCAGCACTGGCGTCGGTTTGACTTGCCGATTGGCTTGAGCATTGGGTTGGCCGGCGGCATTGTGGCGTCGATTACCGGAGTCGGTATCGACATGCTCGTTTACGCCACACTCGTGCTCCTGTATCGAGCTGACTTGAAAATCTCGATCCCGACTTCCGTTTGCCTGATGGCTTTCACTTCGGTGATCGGAATCATGTTCAATTTGCTGTTGGGAACAATTCGACCAGACATCTATCGCGTTGAACCCGAGGTATTTGCGAACTGGTTGGCCGCTGCACCGGTCGTCGCACTGGGCGCGCCGCTTGGAGCCGTTGTCGTGGAGCTGATCTCTCGCAAGCCAACGTTGCTGATCGTATCCTCGCTATGCATTGGCCAATTCGTCTGGACCCTCATTCACGAGCGGGTCTCCAGCCTGACGCTGATGGCCGCATTCTTGGCGGTCGTATTGTGCAATGGAATCTTCCACGTGCTTTACTCACTCGGGCATCGTCCGGAAGCCTACGATGACGAACGGTAA
- a CDS encoding MarR family winged helix-turn-helix transcriptional regulator, with amino-acid sequence MESTVKAADASAIPFDSLSQKVFLDLWKTYDILRGIENECLADFGISAQQYNVLRILESNLPAPVPTMELSRQMISKAPDITRMLDRLESRKWVRRTRPRANRRIVEASITPQGLKLVNEMHDAILQMHQRQVGHLKKREKEQLIDLLKMVRKPHRSASEGWLS; translated from the coding sequence ATGGAAAGTACAGTCAAAGCCGCGGACGCGAGTGCCATACCGTTCGATTCACTCTCGCAAAAAGTCTTTCTGGACCTGTGGAAGACGTACGACATCTTGAGGGGCATTGAAAACGAATGCCTTGCGGACTTTGGAATATCGGCTCAACAGTACAACGTACTGCGGATTCTCGAGTCGAACCTCCCGGCCCCAGTCCCGACGATGGAGCTAAGCAGGCAAATGATTTCAAAGGCGCCCGACATCACGCGGATGCTCGATCGTCTTGAGTCGCGGAAGTGGGTCCGGCGGACTCGACCTCGGGCCAACCGCCGTATTGTGGAAGCGTCGATCACTCCGCAAGGTCTCAAGTTGGTGAACGAGATGCATGACGCGATTCTCCAAATGCACCAGCGGCAAGTGGGGCATCTTAAGAAGCGAGAAAAAGAGCAACTGATTGATTTGCTGAAGATGGTGAGAAAGCCCCATCGGAGCGCCAGCGAGGGATGGCTATCGTGA
- a CDS encoding potassium-transporting ATPase subunit F, producing the protein MEMLLNICVIAATVFAFGYLGFVILWPERF; encoded by the coding sequence ATGGAAATGTTGCTGAACATCTGCGTCATCGCTGCCACCGTCTTTGCATTCGGCTATCTGGGATTCGTCATCCTGTGGCCGGAGCGATTCTAA
- the kdpA gene encoding potassium-transporting ATPase subunit KdpA, with amino-acid sequence MLGLSIPLIIIGATIALSWPLSRYMRWAMDSMGSSSPPNRFDSLAVGVLGNAASKGQTWKEYCVSMLVFNVFMFVVVFTILTTQQWLPLNPDGKEGLEASLAFNTAASFTSNTNLQHYSGEVSMSYLSQLGALMWLQFVSAATGLAAVTALCRGLSGRTNLGNFYQDVWRATGLILLPLAFVLASLLVLFGTPMTLEGAAVATTLEGATQTIARGPVAAFVTIKQLGTNGGGFFGPNSTHPLENPSFFTNVLTNMAIILIPMATVWMFGWITNRIKHAAVVFAVMLVIYTVFVGSAAMLESQPTQAFARLPVEADMNLEGKELRFGTTAGALWAVSTTSTSNGSVNAMHDSLNPLTGLFPMAGMWLNVIFGGVGVGLINMFLYVITAVFLAGMMVGRTPEYLGRKVEAREMKLAILALLAHPFFILGGAAIFASSSWGLAALNNPGSHGLSEIIYEFSSAAANNGSGFEGLGDNTVPWNVATGVVMLLGRFIPIIAPLAIVGSMAAKRATPESSGTFRVDTPTFGVVLMGTVLIVGALLFLPIAVLGPIAEFLTAV; translated from the coding sequence ATGCTAGGACTCTCCATTCCGTTGATCATCATCGGGGCTACGATTGCGCTTTCATGGCCGCTGAGTCGCTACATGCGTTGGGCCATGGACTCAATGGGCTCGTCGTCACCACCGAATCGCTTTGATTCACTCGCTGTTGGTGTGTTAGGAAATGCTGCTTCCAAAGGTCAAACATGGAAGGAATACTGCGTTTCGATGCTCGTGTTCAACGTGTTTATGTTCGTGGTTGTGTTCACGATCCTTACAACTCAACAATGGTTGCCTCTGAATCCCGACGGTAAAGAAGGGCTGGAAGCGAGCCTTGCTTTCAATACCGCAGCCAGCTTTACCAGCAACACGAATTTGCAGCACTATTCGGGTGAAGTTTCGATGAGCTACCTGTCCCAGCTTGGGGCACTGATGTGGTTGCAGTTCGTCAGTGCGGCAACCGGATTGGCTGCGGTGACGGCGCTCTGTCGTGGGCTTTCGGGTCGAACCAACTTGGGCAATTTTTATCAAGACGTGTGGCGAGCGACCGGATTGATCTTGCTGCCGTTGGCGTTTGTGCTGGCAAGTTTGCTGGTGTTGTTCGGCACGCCGATGACGCTAGAGGGTGCTGCGGTGGCAACGACACTGGAAGGTGCAACCCAGACAATTGCCCGCGGGCCAGTGGCCGCCTTTGTGACGATCAAACAACTGGGCACCAATGGCGGAGGATTCTTCGGTCCCAACTCAACGCACCCGCTGGAGAATCCGAGTTTCTTTACCAACGTGCTGACCAACATGGCAATCATCTTGATTCCCATGGCGACGGTTTGGATGTTTGGCTGGATCACGAATCGAATCAAGCATGCCGCAGTTGTGTTTGCCGTGATGCTGGTTATCTACACAGTCTTTGTAGGCTCCGCGGCGATGCTCGAAAGTCAGCCGACGCAAGCGTTTGCTCGGCTTCCCGTTGAAGCGGACATGAACCTGGAAGGGAAGGAACTGCGGTTCGGCACGACCGCAGGCGCGTTATGGGCTGTGTCCACGACATCCACCAGCAACGGGAGTGTTAACGCGATGCACGATAGCCTCAATCCGTTGACCGGTTTGTTTCCGATGGCAGGGATGTGGTTGAACGTAATCTTTGGTGGTGTCGGCGTGGGGCTGATCAACATGTTCTTGTACGTGATCACCGCGGTCTTTTTAGCGGGGATGATGGTCGGACGAACGCCGGAGTACTTGGGACGCAAGGTCGAAGCCCGCGAGATGAAGTTGGCGATCCTGGCGTTGTTGGCGCACCCTTTCTTCATCTTGGGCGGAGCCGCGATCTTTGCGTCGAGCTCATGGGGACTGGCCGCTCTAAATAATCCCGGCAGTCATGGTCTGAGCGAGATCATCTATGAATTCAGTTCGGCGGCGGCCAATAACGGGTCTGGCTTTGAAGGTTTGGGCGACAACACGGTGCCTTGGAATGTCGCGACTGGCGTTGTGATGTTGCTGGGCCGTTTTATCCCGATCATTGCTCCGCTGGCGATCGTCGGCTCGATGGCTGCCAAGCGAGCGACTCCTGAATCCTCAGGAACCTTTCGCGTGGATACGCCGACGTTTGGTGTCGTTCTCATGGGAACTGTTCTGATCGTTGGAGCCCTGTTGTTTCTGCCGATCGCCGTGCTGGGACCGATCGCTGAGTTTCTCACGGCAGTGTAG